The genomic window CCACATAGTGACCTGTAACTCTATAAACCACATAGTGACCTGTAACTCTATAAACCACGTAGTGACCTGTAACTCTATAAACCACATAGTGACCTGTAACTCTATAAACCACATAGTGACCTGTAACTCTATAAACCACATAGTGACCTGTAACTCTATAAACCACATAGTGACCTGTAACTCTATAAACCACATAGTGACCTGTAACTCTATAAACCACATAGTGACCTGTAACTCTATAAACCACATAGTGACCTGTAACTCTATAAACCACATAGTGACCTGTAACTCTATAAACCACATAGTGACCTGTAACTCTATAAACCACGTAGTGACCTGTAACTCTATAAACCCCGTAGTGACCTGTAACTCTATAAACCACATAGTGACCTGTAACTCTATAAACCCCGTATTGACCTGTAACTCTATAAACCACATAGTGACCTGTAACTTTATAAACCACGTAGTGACCTGTAACTCTATAAACCACATAGTGACCTGTAACTCTATAAACCACGTATTGACCTGTAACTCTATAAACCACATAGTGACCTGTAACTCTATAAACCACATAGTGACCTGTAACTCTATAAACCACATAGTGACCTGTAACTCTATAAACCACATAGTGACCTGTAACTCTATAAACCCCGTATTGACCTGTAACTCTATAAACCACATAGTGACCTGTAACTCTATAAACCACATAGTGACCTGTAACTCTATAAACCCCGTATTGACCTGTAACTCTATAAACCCCGTAGTGACCTGTAACTCCTCTGATTGCCATGGTGATCTCTGTCTGCTTCTTGGCATCTATAAAGAGCTCGTCTCGTCCCTCGACCATGAACAGGACGGTTAGAGCTGCTAGGTGAGCCCCAGCGGAGTGGCCGATTAACACAATGTTATCCTGAAAAGACAACATGGTGGACATCAATACCTGTTAACTGTTTATTACCCACTTTATAAACTAACAATTAACAGTTTATGAACGACTAACACAATGTTATTCTGCAACAGGCACGGGGGTGAATATCAACCAATGTGTTATAAGTGCTTACTACACATTCATATATATATGTACTGATAATGTAGTATTTATATATCTATAACTATAAGCCCTTTATAAATCATATATAGGGACTATTAACAGAATGTTATCCTGCACAAAGAGAGAACGAGCACAGGAGTGTTACTGTCAACAGTGCATTTATGAACAGTCTTCAGTAAAGGGCGAATACAAAAACTTCCACTAAAGTCACATTTTTCATTTATTATCCAATTGATATCAATGCAAGACTAAGTGACAATTATAATTAAGTAGAAGTGAAGATTATAATTAAGTAGAAGTGAGGATTATAATTGAGAAGAAGTGAGGATTATAATTAAGAAGAAGTGAGAATTATAATCAAGTAGAAGTGAGGATTATAATTAAGTAGAAGTGAGGATTATAATTAAGTAGAAGTGAGGATTATAATTAAGTAGAAGTGAGGATTATAATCAAGTAGAAGTGAGGATTATAATTAAGTAGAAGTGAGGATTATAATTAAGTAGAAGTGAGGATTATAATTAAGTAGAAGTGAGGATTATAATCAAGTAGAAGTGAGGATTATAATTAAGTAGAAATGAGGATTATAATCAAGTAGAAGTGAGGATTATAATTAAGAAGAAGTGAGGATTATAATTAAGTAGAAGTGAGGATTATAATTAAGTAGAAGTGAGGATTATAATTAAGTAGAAGTGAGGATTATAATTAAGTAGAAGTGAGGATTATAATTAAGTAGAAGTGAGGATTATAATCAAGTAGAAGTGAGGATTATAATTAAGTAGAAATGAGGATTATAATTAAGAAGAAGTGAGGATTATAATCAAGTAGAAGTGAGGATTATAATTAAGTAGAAGTGAGGATTATAATTAAGTAGAAGTGAGGATTATAATTAAGTAGAAATGAGGATTATAATTAAGAAGAAGTGAGGATTATAATTAAGTAGAAATGAGGATTATAATTAAGAAGAAGTGAGGATTATAATTAAGTAGAAGTGAGGATTATAATTAAGTAGAAGTGAGGATTATAATTAAGTAGAAGTGAGGATTATAATCAAGTAGAAGTGAGGATTATAATTAAGTAGAAGTGAGGATTATAATTAAGTAGAAATGAGGATTATAATTAAGAAGAAGTGAGGATTATAATTAAGAAGAAGTGAGGATTATAATTAAGTAGAAATGAGGATTATAATTAAGAAGAAGTGAGGATTATAATTAAGAAGAAGTGAGGATTATAATTAAGTAGAAATGAGGATTATAATTAAGAAGAAGTGAGGATTATAATTAAGAAGAAGTGAGGATTATAATTAAGTAGAAATGAGGATTATAATTAAGAAGAAGTGAGGATTATAATTAAGTAGAAATGAGGATTATAATTAAGAAGAAGTGGCCCCTATGATATCAACCAATGTGTTATAACTGTAGACCTGGACTTCAACCACTGTATGCATCACTttttctatttgtatttatttcacctttatttaaccaggtaggctagttgagaacaagtcctttatttaaccaggtaggctagttgagaacaagtcctttatttaacctggtaggctagttgagaacaagtcctttatttaaccaggtaggctagttgagaacaagtcctttatttaaccaggtaggctagttgagaacaagtcctttatttaaccaggtaggctagttgagaacaagtcctttatttaaccaggtaggctagttgagaacaagtcctttatttaaccaggtaggctagttgagaacaagtcctttatttaaccaggtaggctagttgagaacaagtcctttatttaaccaggtagactagttgagaacaagtcctttatttaaccaggtaggctagttgagaacaagtcctttatttaaccaggtaggctagttgagaacaagtcctttatttaaccaggtaggctagttgagaacaagtcctttatttaaccaggtaggctagttgagaacaagtcctttatttaaccaggtaggctagttgagaacaagtcctttatttaaccaggtaggctagttgagaacaagtcctttatttaaccaggtaggctagttgagaacaagtcctttatttaaccaggtaggctagttgagaacaagtcctttatttaaccaggtaggctagttgagaacaagtcctttatttaaccaggtaggctagttgagaacaagtcctttatttaaccaggtaggctagttgagaacaagtcctttatttaaccaggtaggctagttgagaacaagtcctttatttaaccaggtaggctagttgagaacaagtcctttatttaaccaggtaggctagttgagaacaagtcctttatttaacctggtaggctagttgagaacaagtcctttatttaaccaggtaggctagttgagaacaagtcctttatttaacctggtaggctagttgagaacaagtcctttatttaacctggtaggctagttgagaacaagtcctttatttaaccaggtaggctagttgagaacaagtcctttatttaaccaggtaggctagttgagaacaagtcctttatttaaccaggtaggctagttgagaacaagtcctttatttaaccaggtaggctagttgagaacaagtcctttatttaaccaggtaggctagttgagaacaagtcctttatttaaccaggtaggctagttgagaacaagtcctttatttaaccaggtaggctagttgagaacaagtcctttatttaaccaggtaggctagttgagaacaagtcctttatttaacctggtaggctagttgagaacaagtcctttatttaaccaggtaggctagttgagaacaagtcctttatttaaccaggtagcctagttgagaacaagtcctttatttaaccaggtaggctagttgagaacaagtcctttatttaaccaggtaggctagttgagaacaagtcctttatttaaccaggtaggctagttgagaacaagtcctttatttaaccaggtaggctagttgagaacaagtcctttatttaacctggtaggctagttgagaacaagtcctttatttaaccaggtaggctagttgagaacaagtcctttatttaaccaggtaggctagttgagaacaagtcctttatttaaccaggtaggctagttgagaacaagtcctttatttaacctggtaggctagttgagaacaagtcctttatttaacctggtaggctagttgagaacaagtcctttatttaacctggtaggctagttgagaacaagtcctttatttaacctggtaggctagttgagaacaagtcctttatttaacctggtaggctagttgagaacaagtcctttatttaaccaggtaggctagttgagaacaagtcctttatttaaccaggtaggctagttgagaacaagtcctttatttaaccaggtaggctagttgagaacaagtcctttatttaaccaggtaggcaagttgagaacaagttctcatttacaactgcgacctggccaagataaagcaaagcagtgcgacacaaacaacaacacagagttacacatggaataaacaaacgtacagtcaataacacaatagaaaaactcTATATACAgagtgtgcaaatggcgtgaggaggtaagacaataaataggccatagtagcgaagtaattgcAATTtatcaaattaacactggagtgatagatgagcagactTACTTTGTCAAAGTTGAATTTATGGCCGCTGTCCCTCGCCCAAATGAGACAGTCCGCAATATCTTGAACCATACACAAAACATTACCCTGGAAAGAAGATTAAGGTGAAATGCAATGTGTACGCTCGctcactgaatacaacagggacTGCATATTTTTGGTCTATTGTATCTGTCCctatgcaaaaaatatatatatatataaaaaataaatatatttaaactaGAAAAGGTGCATTTTCTAAAGAATATTTGTGTGCTTGCtgcagctgttttttttatggtaGTGGAGGAGTCTTACCTTTGGATAGGTGCAATAGTCGGGGCAGATCACCGTTGCGCTGAGCTCCTTAGCCATCTGCATGGCCAGTAGACAGTATATGGACCTCTCCCCTGAACCCCAGGCTCCCCCGTATATAAACACTACCACAGGCACCGGTCCACTGCCTGGCTGGCCCACCGTGGGAGAATAATACAAATCCAGCTTGTTGCTACGACGCCCAAACCTGATGCCctttaggaggaggaggaggaggagagagggaggagaagagcgtGTGCAGTGAGCTTTCACATTCATTTATAATGAGGTACAGTACATAATGGTTTTGTAAAATATTTCAAAGAAATGCACTAATAATCAGCTATACACAGTCAGGGTGATCCTGAGTATTTTTCTCCGCTCATACAAGACTAATAAAGGCTTATTTCAccaatattatatatttttaagtaatatacagtaccagtcaaaagtttggacacacctactcattccagggtctttcttaattttttactattttctacattgtagaataatagtgaagacatcaaaactatgaaataacacatttggaatcatgtagagacaatgccaagagtgtgcaaagctgtcatcaaggcggctaaggtggctactttgaagaatctcaaatataacatatattttgatttgtttaactttttgttgttgttggttactacatgattccatatgtgttatttcatagagttgatgtcttcactgttattctacaatgtagaaaatagtaaaataaaaaagtaagaaaagcccttgaatgagtagctgtgtccaaacgtttgtctgatattttatatatatatattttattttatttccattTATCCGTTTGTGCTTTAGCACCTTACTTCCCACGGCTATGGAAAAGACAGCAGCCCAAGACCAGCAATGTTGGAAAACTGGGACAAACTTACCTTTTCATAATGATTGGGGTTTTCTACATTACCTTTTCATAATGATTGGGGGGTTTTTTACATTACCTTTTCATAATGATTGGGGTTTTCTACATTACCTTTTCATAATGATTGGGGTTTTCTACATTACCTTTTCATAATGATTGGGGTTTTTTACATTACCTTTTCATAATGATTGGGGTTTCTACATTACCTTTTCATAATGATTGGGGGGGGTTCTACATTGCCTTTTCATAATGATTGGGGTGTTTCTACATTACCTTTTCATAATGATTTGGGGGGGGGTTCTACATTACCTTTTCATAATGATTGGGGTTTTCTACATTACCTTTTCATAATGATTGGGGGTTTCTACATTACCTTTTCATAATGATTGGGGTTTTCTACATTACCTTTTCATAATGATTGGGGGTTTCTACATTACCTTTTCATAATGATTGGGGGTTTCTACATTACCTTTTCATAATGATTGGGGTTTCTACATTACCTTTTCATAATGATTGGGGGTTTCTACATTACCTTTTCATAATGAtggtttttttttacattacctTTTCATAGTGATTGGGGTTTCTACATTACCTTTTCATAATGATTGGGGGTTTCTACATTACCTTTTCATAATGATTGGGGGTTTCTACATTACCTTTTCATAATGATTGGGGGTTTCTACATTACCTTTTCATAATGCTTGGGGTTTTCTACATTACCTTTTCATAATGATTGGGGGTTTCTACATTACCTTTTCATAATGATTGGGGGTTTCTACATTACCTTTTCATAATGCTTGGGGGTTTCTACATTACCTTTTCATAATGCTTGGGGGTTTTCTACATTACCTTTTCATAATGCTTGGGGGGTTTCTACATTACCTTTTCATAATGATTGGGGGTTTCTACATTACCTTTTCATAATGCTTGTGGTTTTCTCCATTACTTTTTCATAATGCTTGGGGGGGGTTTCTACATTACCTTTTCATAATGCTTGTGGTTTTCTACATTACCTTTTCATAATGCTTGTGGTTTTCTACATTCTTGTACCAGGACTTCCACTGGAAGTAGAGTTTGCCGTACTGGAAGTATTTCAGCATCTCCAGCACAGCTctagtcagacagtatatccgCCTggggagaggacacacacacacacacacacacacacacacacacacacacacacacacacacacacacacacacacacgtacatctCAGAACCGATGAATAAATATGAGTCCTGCTTGCCAGACTCTTTGCGTAGGAAGAGACTATAAAAATCAGAACCTCATAACAAtgtttatgtcccaaatggcaccctattccctatatagtgcactacttttgaccagggccctatggcaccctattccctatatagtgcactacttttgaccatggcccatagggttctggtgctctatgtagggaatagggtgccattcaggacacacacacaacaatatatCATTGAAGATAATAGTAGCGCTGGAATGTTAAATTACCTTGGCTTCAGAGCCTCGATGTACTTTTTATAGCCTGGCTTGTTAGGCCAGCCATACATCCACTGGGCTACGAGAGAGATGGAGTAGGGGATGCCCACTAACAAGGCCCCTGCAGCCATGGGTAGAGACATGTTGTACTTGAGGCCAATCCTAGAGAACAacacacggagagagaggaggagggagagagaggagggagagagagggggagggagagagaggagggagagaggcacacggagagagaggaggagggagagaggcacagagaggagagagggggagagagagacagaacgagagacagagaaggagagaaggagagtgagacacatagcgagagggagagagagaaggagagacagagacagagcgagagacagagagagagagggggagagagagagacaaagtgagagacagagagaaggagagaaggagagtgagacatagcgagagggggagagacagagagagagaaggagagagggagagagagaaggagagagagacagagacatagagcgagagagagagggagagaaggagagagacagagacagagtgagagggcgagagacagagagagaaggagaggagagagagacagagacatagagcgagagggagggaaggagagagagacacatagcgagagacagagggaggagagaggagagaggagagagagacatagaggggGGGTTAGTAATCACTGTT from Salmo trutta chromosome 9, fSalTru1.1, whole genome shotgun sequence includes these protein-coding regions:
- the LOC115200634 gene encoding probable isoprenylcysteine alpha-carbonyl methylesterase ICMEL2 isoform X3, translated to MVLGLDLGYLNLLRSSWSNSLTLSVMLCLPLTGNSPADTASQLGSLNMIGLKYNMSLPMAAGALLVGIPYSISLVAQWMYGWPNKPGYKKYIEALKPRRIYCLTRAVLEMLKYFQYGKLYFQWKSWYKNVENHKHYEKGIRFGRRSNKLDLYYSPTVGQPGSGPVPVVVFIYGGAWGSGERSIYCLLAMQMAKELSATVICPDYCTYPKGNVLCMVQDIADCLIWARDSGHKFNFDKDNIVLIGHSAGAHLAALTVLFMVEGRDELFIDAKKQTEITMAIRGVTGLSGVYNIMDHYEHEQMRAVEYVSTMHKAMNGVENFPYYSPTHLLKKFSEEQLKRVPPFCLLHGTNDIIVPMESSQRFSELLTSLSIKVSLYLMPKMDHTEIVTDLMTTDRHFYKTVYSCIKQEYSKFIGQVCDC
- the LOC115200634 gene encoding uncharacterized protein LOC115200634 isoform X1, giving the protein MVLGLDLGYLNLLRSSWSNSLTLSVMLCLPLTGNSPADTASQLGSLNMIGLKYNMSLPMAAGALLVGIPYSISLVAQWMYGWPNKPGYKKYIEALKPRRIYCLTRAVLEMLKYFQYGKLYFQWKSWYKNVENHKHYEKGIRFGRRSNKLDLYYSPTVGQPGSGPVPVVVFIYGGAWGSGERSIYCLLAMQMAKELSATVICPDYCTYPKGNVLCMVQDIADCLIWARDSGHKFNFDKDNIVLIGHSAGAHLAALTVLFMVEGRDELFIDAKKQTEITMAIRGVTGHYGVYRVTGQYGVYRVTGHYVVYRVTGHYVVYRVTGQYGVYRVTGHYVVYRVTGHYVVYRVTGHYVVYRVTGHYVVYRVTGQYVVYRVTGHYVVYRVTGHYVVYKVTGHYVVYRVTGQYGVYRVTGHYVVYRVTGHYGVYRVTGHYVVYRVTGHYVVYRVTGHYVVYRVTGHYVVYRVTGHYVVYRVTGHYVVYRVTGHYVVYRVTGHYVVYRVTGHYVVYRVTGHYVVYRVTGHYVVYRVTGHYVVYRVTGHYVVYRVTGHYVVYRYCLRQSDSSTFVSALMRFSCF
- the LOC115200634 gene encoding uncharacterized protein LOC115200634 isoform X2 — its product is MIGLKYNMSLPMAAGALLVGIPYSISLVAQWMYGWPNKPGYKKYIEALKPRRIYCLTRAVLEMLKYFQYGKLYFQWKSWYKNVENHKHYEKGIRFGRRSNKLDLYYSPTVGQPGSGPVPVVVFIYGGAWGSGERSIYCLLAMQMAKELSATVICPDYCTYPKGNVLCMVQDIADCLIWARDSGHKFNFDKDNIVLIGHSAGAHLAALTVLFMVEGRDELFIDAKKQTEITMAIRGVTGHYGVYRVTGQYGVYRVTGHYVVYRVTGHYVVYRVTGQYGVYRVTGHYVVYRVTGHYVVYRVTGHYVVYRVTGHYVVYRVTGQYVVYRVTGHYVVYRVTGHYVVYKVTGHYVVYRVTGQYGVYRVTGHYVVYRVTGHYGVYRVTGHYVVYRVTGHYVVYRVTGHYVVYRVTGHYVVYRVTGHYVVYRVTGHYVVYRVTGHYVVYRVTGHYVVYRVTGHYVVYRVTGHYVVYRVTGHYVVYRVTGHYVVYRVTGHYVVYRVTGHYVVYRYCLRQSDSSTFVSALMRFSCF